A single window of Spirochaeta isovalerica DNA harbors:
- a CDS encoding aldo/keto reductase produces MKNTYLGKEIPKLGFGLMRLPMIGDEVDIEQVKHMADIFVENGFTYFDTAYPYINGKSEEAVKEALIGRFPRESIQIASKMPVWLCNKPEDFNPLLEVQLKRTGAEYFDFYLLHALDRNRMEQMDKIGGWDFVKRAKEEGLIRHFGFSFHDKADVLDQILISHPEAEFVQLQLNYADWENSDVQSGKCYEIARKHNTPIIVMEPVKGGNLANMPGEAGRIFKSKEPGKSVASWAMRYAGSLEGIITVLSGMSDLDQMQDNIDTMKDFSQLSEEEYATIEQVVDVLAKADTVPCTSCKYCVDGCPQKINIPEVLGSLNTYRTYKDLKAVKGHYNWVTANSGKASDCIACGYCEEQCPQHIAIIDALQEVAGVFG; encoded by the coding sequence ATGAAGAATACTTATTTAGGCAAAGAAATACCCAAACTCGGATTCGGGCTGATGCGGCTCCCCATGATCGGCGATGAGGTTGACATCGAACAGGTAAAACATATGGCGGATATATTCGTTGAGAACGGATTCACCTATTTCGATACAGCTTATCCTTATATAAACGGAAAATCGGAAGAAGCGGTAAAAGAGGCTCTGATCGGCCGATTCCCGAGGGAGTCCATTCAGATCGCATCGAAAATGCCGGTCTGGCTTTGTAATAAGCCAGAAGATTTCAACCCCCTGCTGGAAGTTCAGCTGAAAAGAACCGGAGCGGAGTATTTTGATTTTTACCTGCTCCATGCTCTGGATAGAAACCGCATGGAACAGATGGACAAAATCGGCGGCTGGGATTTTGTAAAAAGGGCGAAAGAGGAAGGGCTGATCAGACACTTCGGTTTTTCTTTTCATGATAAGGCAGACGTTCTGGATCAGATTCTGATCTCTCATCCCGAAGCGGAATTTGTACAGCTCCAGTTAAATTATGCGGATTGGGAAAACAGTGACGTGCAATCGGGAAAGTGTTACGAAATCGCAAGAAAGCACAATACGCCGATAATTGTCATGGAACCGGTAAAAGGCGGCAATCTGGCAAACATGCCGGGAGAAGCCGGTCGGATTTTTAAATCGAAAGAACCGGGAAAATCGGTTGCCTCATGGGCCATGCGCTATGCCGGATCGCTGGAAGGCATTATAACGGTATTGAGCGGAATGTCCGACCTGGATCAAATGCAGGATAATATCGATACGATGAAGGACTTTTCTCAATTGAGTGAAGAGGAATACGCCACAATAGAGCAGGTCGTGGATGTTCTTGCGAAAGCTGATACTGTTCCCTGTACATCCTGTAAGTATTGCGTCGACGGATGTCCTCAAAAGATCAATATTCCTGAAGTACTGGGTTCCCTGAACACCTATCGGACATACAAAGATCTCAAGGCCGTGAAGGGACACTATAATTGGGTCACAGCCAATAGCGGGAAAGCTTCGGATTGCATTGCCT